A portion of the Sulfurospirillum diekertiae genome contains these proteins:
- a CDS encoding anion permease, with amino-acid sequence MSKRIISILVPVLVLLIVWFSPIPTGLTIQAWHYMAIFLAVIVGLVIEPVPAALVGLIGVSLMALIGLAGKTPADNVKWALSGFSNSTIWLIFAAFMFAMGYQKTGLGKRISLIMIRYMGKSSLGLGYAVAFADLVLAPFMPSNTARGGGTIFPIAINIPIIFNSTPEHEPRKMGAYITWIAMTATCVTSSMFLTALAPNLLAIDLIAKGANISITWGAWAKIMVPLMLPLFLVTPLLVYWIYPPTQKQSPEAPAWAKDELKKMGSISLKEILMGSFAFLALILWIFGKELNVDATIAAISITVLMVLTNVVSWDDVIGNKSAWNILVWFATLVALASGLKNVGILAWMGKGTEVYLSGLSPTMLMVSMIVLFFLLHYFFASLTAHTTALLPIFIVIAAKLIPPDQLMTFMILLTSTIGLMGIITPYGTGPSPIWYGAGYISQGKWWALGAIFAAIFYGGTFSRCFDFSLNMIYM; translated from the coding sequence ATGTCGAAGCGGATCATTTCGATACTCGTTCCTGTCTTGGTTTTACTGATTGTCTGGTTTTCTCCTATTCCCACAGGTCTTACTATTCAAGCATGGCATTACATGGCAATCTTTTTAGCTGTGATTGTTGGTCTTGTTATTGAGCCTGTTCCTGCTGCGTTGGTAGGACTTATAGGTGTTTCACTCATGGCTTTGATAGGACTTGCAGGTAAAACACCAGCCGACAATGTTAAATGGGCACTTTCAGGGTTTTCCAATTCCACGATTTGGTTGATATTCGCTGCATTTATGTTTGCAATGGGCTATCAAAAGACAGGGTTGGGAAAGAGAATTTCTCTTATCATGATTCGCTATATGGGTAAAAGCTCGCTAGGTCTTGGTTATGCAGTAGCGTTTGCCGATCTTGTATTAGCACCCTTTATGCCTTCAAATACGGCACGTGGTGGCGGAACGATTTTCCCTATTGCGATTAACATTCCCATCATTTTCAATTCGACACCTGAGCATGAACCTCGTAAAATGGGTGCGTACATCACATGGATTGCTATGACGGCTACTTGTGTGACAAGCTCCATGTTTCTCACAGCACTTGCTCCCAATCTTCTTGCCATTGATCTCATTGCAAAAGGCGCCAATATCTCTATAACATGGGGAGCATGGGCAAAAATAATGGTACCCCTCATGTTACCACTTTTTCTTGTCACACCGCTTTTGGTTTATTGGATTTATCCACCCACTCAAAAACAGTCTCCTGAAGCACCTGCATGGGCAAAAGATGAGTTAAAAAAGATGGGCAGTATTTCGTTAAAAGAAATTTTAATGGGCTCATTCGCATTTCTTGCGCTCATTCTTTGGATCTTTGGTAAAGAACTCAATGTTGATGCAACAATCGCCGCGATTTCTATCACCGTACTGATGGTCTTAACCAATGTCGTCTCTTGGGATGATGTCATTGGGAATAAATCTGCATGGAATATTTTAGTCTGGTTTGCGACACTTGTGGCATTAGCCTCAGGACTTAAAAATGTAGGTATTTTAGCATGGATGGGCAAAGGGACTGAAGTTTATCTTTCAGGACTCAGCCCCACAATGTTGATGGTCTCAATGATCGTGCTTTTCTTCCTTTTACATTACTTTTTTGCCAGCTTAACGGCGCATACGACAGCATTATTGCCTATTTTCATTGTGATTGCGGCAAAACTGATTCCACCTGATCAGTTGATGACCTTTATGATTTTACTCACTAGCACGATTGGTTTGATGGGAATTATCACTCCTTATGGTACTGGACCTTCCCCTATTTGGTATGGGGCCGGTTATATTTCACAAGGAAAATGGTGGGCGCTAGGTGCTATTTTTGCAGCAATTTTTTATGGCGGTACTTTTAGTCGGTGTTTTGATTTTTCTCTAAATATGATTTACATGTAA
- a CDS encoding multidrug effflux MFS transporter — MSKALTERQIVLVLASLSAITPLAIDMYLPSFPAIATDLHTSIPNVEFSLSLYFFGMAMGQLLGGPISDAYGRRPMVMIGLIVFGMSSLLLSITNQIEIFWILRALQSFGGGVATVNVSATVRDMFNGKESARIFSLIAMVMLMAPLLAPTLGALILKFFEWETIFLILGFYTLFALIFYLFRFPAIKQIRTKITPIQNYKAVLSHKLAMVFIVSQILCTSGMYTFITSSSFVYMEHFHVSASRFSLFFGINVLMMMICGRLNVWVVKRKDPLQLLRFGVIIQAIVGIILFVLHDADLFVIFPLVGLYVGILGFVFGNSVSLTLEFFPTISASANAIIGVLQYSVGALMGFIASSLHDGTLLPIMGVMMVVSLCGATLLLWGSKGYIPHHGG; from the coding sequence ATGTCTAAAGCCCTTACAGAGCGCCAAATCGTCTTAGTCCTTGCGTCTTTATCGGCAATTACACCTCTGGCGATTGATATGTATTTACCTTCATTTCCAGCCATTGCGACAGATCTTCATACAAGCATTCCTAATGTTGAATTTAGCCTTAGCCTCTACTTTTTTGGTATGGCAATGGGACAGCTTTTAGGTGGACCTATTTCTGATGCTTACGGTAGACGCCCTATGGTTATGATAGGATTGATTGTTTTTGGAATGAGTAGTTTATTACTCTCCATTACCAATCAAATCGAAATTTTTTGGATTCTTCGAGCTCTTCAATCTTTTGGAGGTGGTGTTGCTACCGTCAATGTCTCTGCCACCGTTCGAGACATGTTTAATGGGAAAGAGAGCGCACGTATTTTTTCATTAATTGCGATGGTAATGCTCATGGCACCACTGTTAGCACCGACACTTGGCGCATTGATTCTTAAATTCTTTGAGTGGGAAACGATCTTTTTAATCCTTGGATTTTATACACTTTTTGCTCTAATTTTTTATCTATTTCGTTTTCCTGCCATCAAACAAATACGTACTAAAATTACTCCCATTCAAAACTATAAAGCCGTTTTAAGTCATAAACTTGCGATGGTTTTCATTGTTTCACAAATTCTTTGCACTTCTGGTATGTATACGTTCATCACTTCTTCTTCATTCGTTTACATGGAACATTTTCATGTCAGTGCAAGCCGATTTTCACTTTTTTTTGGTATTAATGTTTTGATGATGATGATCTGTGGAAGGCTTAATGTTTGGGTCGTGAAACGAAAAGATCCTTTGCAGCTCTTGCGTTTTGGAGTTATCATACAAGCCATTGTTGGTATTATATTATTCGTATTGCATGATGCGGATTTATTTGTTATTTTCCCTTTAGTAGGACTCTATGTCGGTATTCTAGGATTTGTGTTTGGAAATTCTGTCTCCTTAACGTTAGAGTTTTTCCCAACTATTAGTGCATCAGCCAATGCCATTATTGGCGTTTTACAGTACAGTGTGGGAGCACTCATGGGCTTTATCGCAAGCTCTTTACACGATGGTACACTCTTACCTATTATGGGCGTGATGATGGTGGTCAGTTTGTGCGGAGCAACACTTTTACTTTGGGGTAGCAAGGGTTACATTCCCCATCATGGTGGGTAA
- the ttdB gene encoding L(+)-tartrate dehydratase subunit beta, translating into MKKILTTPISDEAIKSLKVGDIVYLSGTLVTCRDEGHRRVVAEGIMPKLPMDRIAIFHAGPIVKDVEGGWEMVSIGPTTSMRMERYEKEFLAKTGVKLVIGKGGMGAKTAVGCKESTAVHAVFPGGCGVVAAEQVEKIEAKEWPEFGMPEAFWILKVKEFGPLIISIDTEGNNLFEANKVTFHERKEEALAKTSKHIVSMIAKS; encoded by the coding sequence ATGAAAAAGATTTTAACAACCCCCATTTCAGATGAAGCCATCAAATCGCTTAAAGTCGGTGACATTGTTTATTTAAGTGGAACGCTTGTTACCTGTAGAGATGAAGGGCATAGGCGTGTTGTTGCCGAAGGGATCATGCCAAAATTACCGATGGATCGCATTGCTATTTTTCATGCAGGACCTATTGTGAAAGATGTTGAGGGTGGCTGGGAGATGGTTTCCATTGGACCAACCACCAGTATGCGAATGGAGCGTTATGAAAAAGAGTTTTTAGCTAAGACGGGTGTGAAACTTGTCATTGGTAAAGGTGGTATGGGGGCAAAAACGGCTGTGGGTTGTAAAGAGAGCACGGCGGTTCATGCGGTTTTCCCTGGAGGGTGTGGAGTAGTCGCTGCTGAACAAGTGGAAAAAATAGAAGCAAAAGAGTGGCCAGAATTTGGAATGCCTGAGGCTTTTTGGATCCTCAAAGTCAAAGAGTTTGGGCCGCTTATTATCTCAATTGATACGGAGGGAAATAACCTTTTTGAAGCCAATAAAGTAACGTTTCATGAACGAAAAGAGGAAGCACTTGCAAAGACTTCCAAGCATATTGTTTCGATGATTGCAAAAAGCTAG
- the proX gene encoding glycine betaine/L-proline ABC transporter substrate-binding protein ProX, with protein sequence MKKLLKRSLIGIACSLFLSVASVAADLPGKGIKVHPMHSSIAEEKFQTIIINEALKALGYDVLPIDEVAYAVIYQTIAQNKESNEIYYTTVNWIPLHDEMFEKVGGEKVMFRKGTFILGNAQGYLIDKKTAEKYHITYLNDLKDPKIAKLFDSNNDGKADLAGCNPGWGCERSIEYQLDAFGLRDTIKHNQGEYSAIIAETIARYKQGKPILYYTWTPYWVSGVLVPGKDTVWLQVTKSADPDQIDTALPDGKNYGFSANTTHIVANGNLAAQNPAAAKLFEIAKLDIHDISAENMMISQGEKSEKEIEHHASLWIKAHDTLFQGWISEAKKAAQ encoded by the coding sequence ATGAAAAAACTACTTAAAAGAAGCCTAATAGGCATAGCATGTTCTCTATTTCTAAGCGTCGCAAGTGTTGCAGCAGATTTACCGGGAAAGGGCATTAAAGTACATCCAATGCATAGCTCCATTGCTGAGGAAAAGTTTCAAACGATTATTATCAATGAAGCACTCAAAGCGTTAGGGTACGATGTTTTACCGATTGATGAAGTGGCGTATGCCGTGATTTATCAGACGATTGCTCAAAATAAGGAGTCGAATGAAATTTACTATACGACTGTCAATTGGATACCTCTGCATGATGAAATGTTTGAAAAAGTAGGTGGTGAAAAAGTCATGTTTCGTAAAGGAACGTTTATTTTAGGAAATGCACAAGGCTATTTAATCGATAAAAAGACAGCGGAAAAGTACCATATCACCTACCTCAATGACCTTAAAGATCCCAAAATTGCGAAGTTGTTTGATAGCAATAATGATGGCAAAGCAGATTTAGCAGGATGTAACCCAGGTTGGGGATGTGAAAGATCGATTGAATATCAACTGGATGCCTTTGGCCTTCGTGATACGATTAAACACAATCAAGGCGAATATTCAGCGATTATTGCTGAAACGATCGCGCGATACAAACAAGGTAAACCGATTTTATACTATACGTGGACTCCGTATTGGGTTAGCGGTGTTTTAGTGCCTGGCAAAGATACCGTATGGCTTCAAGTCACCAAGAGTGCTGACCCTGATCAGATAGATACGGCATTACCAGATGGTAAAAATTATGGTTTTAGCGCCAATACAACGCATATTGTAGCCAATGGCAATCTTGCAGCACAAAATCCTGCTGCTGCTAAATTATTTGAAATTGCGAAATTAGATATTCATGATATAAGTGCAGAAAATATGATGATTAGCCAAGGTGAAAAGAGTGAAAAAGAGATTGAGCATCATGCATCATTGTGGATCAAAGCACACGACACACTCTTTCAAGGCTGGATCAGTGAAGCAAAAAAAGCGGCACAATAG
- the ttdA gene encoding L(+)-tartrate dehydratase subunit alpha, giving the protein MFVLDKKEMMIQTLGKFVDMVSKELPDDVMAKLKELRVQEEQPLAKAIYDVMFENMDKAKKLSRPTCQDTGVIQYFVRTGAKFPYLGQLREILKEATILATKSAPLRLNAVEVFDEVNTGTNVGTDIPYITWEIVDDSTTVEIEVYQAGGGCSLPGRSIVLPPLAGYEGAMQFVFDTVVNWGINACPPLIVGIGIGTCSNSSALLSKKAMLRPVGTSHPHPKAAEMERTIEKGLNDIGLGPQGISGKNSVMAVHIEGMAHHPSVLGVGVTIGCWANRHGVIRFDEHMNYEIVSHKGVSL; this is encoded by the coding sequence ATGTTTGTACTTGATAAAAAAGAGATGATGATCCAAACGTTAGGGAAGTTTGTGGATATGGTTTCCAAAGAGCTCCCTGATGATGTAATGGCAAAACTCAAGGAGCTTAGAGTTCAAGAAGAACAGCCTTTGGCAAAAGCCATTTACGATGTGATGTTTGAAAATATGGATAAAGCAAAGAAACTGAGCCGTCCCACCTGCCAAGATACGGGTGTCATTCAATATTTTGTCAGAACAGGCGCTAAATTTCCGTATTTGGGACAACTAAGGGAGATTTTAAAAGAGGCTACGATTCTTGCGACTAAAAGTGCACCGCTTAGGCTCAACGCTGTCGAGGTTTTTGATGAAGTTAATACAGGTACGAATGTCGGTACGGATATTCCCTATATCACATGGGAAATCGTTGATGATAGTACCACCGTGGAGATAGAAGTCTATCAAGCAGGCGGTGGATGTTCGCTTCCTGGACGAAGCATCGTTTTACCTCCGCTTGCGGGTTATGAAGGGGCGATGCAATTTGTTTTCGATACGGTTGTTAATTGGGGTATCAATGCATGCCCTCCTTTGATTGTTGGTATTGGCATTGGAACCTGTTCCAATTCATCGGCACTGCTCTCTAAAAAAGCGATGCTCCGCCCTGTTGGTACATCCCATCCTCATCCTAAAGCGGCAGAAATGGAAAGAACGATTGAAAAAGGGCTTAATGATATAGGACTCGGACCTCAAGGAATTTCTGGAAAAAATAGCGTCATGGCAGTTCACATTGAAGGTATGGCACATCATCCTTCCGTCCTTGGTGTCGGTGTGACCATAGGCTGTTGGGCAAATCGCCATGGCGTGATTCGTTTTGATGAACATATGAACTATGAAATTGTTTCGCATAAAGGAGTGAGCCTATGA
- a CDS encoding GntR family transcriptional regulator, whose protein sequence is MINLKKIQMLPAREQVASILRSSILSGGISKGQSITLDSVGEQVGMSRTPVREAFQILANEGLLELRQNRCAIVKGISEEAIKDHYEMRILLETEALRRACEHMNDETLKAIQSVNKQGQRAKDAGDTEAYNLANQAFHMTIWEAADSEKLKSFLSLLWNGLSMNRLVTAQEYAGISLADHNKIVEQLTQKDYAGACETMRQHIIYSMNSTLSNFK, encoded by the coding sequence ATGATCAATCTTAAAAAAATACAAATGTTACCCGCGCGTGAACAGGTAGCCTCCATACTACGCTCTTCAATCCTTTCTGGTGGTATCAGCAAAGGTCAATCTATCACGCTTGATAGCGTTGGTGAACAAGTTGGCATGTCTCGCACACCTGTGCGCGAAGCGTTTCAAATCCTTGCAAATGAAGGACTCTTAGAGCTGCGCCAAAACCGCTGCGCCATCGTTAAAGGTATCTCTGAAGAAGCCATTAAAGACCACTACGAGATGCGCATCTTGCTTGAAACAGAAGCACTTCGTAGAGCATGTGAACACATGAATGACGAAACACTTAAAGCAATCCAAAGTGTCAACAAACAAGGTCAACGTGCAAAAGATGCTGGCGACACCGAAGCGTACAACCTTGCTAACCAAGCATTTCACATGACCATTTGGGAAGCCGCTGATAGTGAAAAACTCAAATCGTTTCTCTCTCTTCTTTGGAATGGCCTCTCCATGAACCGTCTTGTAACGGCGCAAGAGTACGCAGGTATTTCACTTGCTGATCATAACAAAATTGTTGAACAACTCACTCAAAAAGATTATGCTGGAGCTTGTGAAACGATGCGTCAACACATCATCTACAGCATGAACAGCACTCTTTCTAATTTTAAATAA